From Flavobacterium sp. 102, a single genomic window includes:
- a CDS encoding DUF5916 domain-containing protein has protein sequence MPKFSYLFLYVFLLLSGLVFGQKKTLQTRSTDTKITIDGKFDELAWKDAAIATDFVMIEPDNGKPAPNERRTEVKIVYDNTAIYVAATLYDDEPQKILKELTLRDIFATADHFGVLLNGYNDGQQEFRFFVSASGVQQDGVYTEANGEDFSWDAIWDSHVDVTNFGWRVEMKIPYAALRFPSEKKQTWGINFYREVRRFRQQYSWSMLDRKIANESTQAGILEGIENIETPTRLFLIPYASQYLYSSKSQKTVGEFKGGMDIKYGINDAFTLDAILIPDFGQTKFDNVELNLTAFEQQFSENRPFFTEGTDLFSKGSLLYTRRIGETPEINIADNETVIDQPGSIRLINALKVSGRTKKGLGIGVLNAVTENTSILIKNNDTGETRIENIAPLANYNVFVLDQRFRKNSSISLINTNVTRNGEFRDANVSALVWDLNTKKNTYNLSGAFKYSYVNNIFDIEDKKGIAANINLGETNGNYRYSIGSVYASKDFDNNDLGINFMTHYHGFYINSNYRTVNPNKIFNSFQAFLNSYTEFDNRTGRIQAGNLNLYFNAFDKQNDFYGFGIYSNPLKVYDFYEPRSFEEQRFVAIPRNVRTYFLWSTNYNRKFAIDINPYLTVFDEKDRRNYGVSISPRYRFNDRFSLIYVFSANRQNNNVGWIDFDTDDNTIFARRNRITYINTLQGKYSINNKMNFNLNVRHYWSYVTNHEILTLMNDGSYVNNATYTTNKNSNLNLWNLDLTYSWWFAPGSQVSILYRNNSSLFSREFSRQYESNLNDVLDSENLNHVFSISIRYFIDYNSVKNSRFYNSFTKPKTRERF, from the coding sequence ATGCCTAAATTTTCCTACTTATTTCTATATGTTTTTTTGCTTTTGTCCGGCCTGGTTTTTGGTCAAAAAAAAACGCTTCAAACCCGTTCTACTGATACCAAAATCACTATTGACGGTAAGTTTGATGAATTGGCTTGGAAGGATGCGGCCATTGCTACTGATTTTGTGATGATTGAACCTGACAATGGAAAACCTGCTCCCAATGAAAGAAGAACCGAAGTAAAAATAGTGTACGACAACACGGCTATTTATGTTGCCGCAACCTTGTATGATGACGAACCTCAAAAAATTTTAAAAGAGCTTACCTTAAGAGATATTTTCGCTACCGCAGATCATTTTGGCGTTCTTCTGAATGGCTACAATGATGGGCAACAAGAGTTTCGCTTTTTTGTAAGTGCGTCTGGTGTTCAACAAGATGGGGTCTATACCGAAGCCAATGGAGAAGATTTTTCATGGGACGCTATTTGGGACAGTCATGTTGATGTGACCAATTTCGGATGGCGTGTTGAAATGAAAATACCTTATGCCGCATTGAGATTTCCATCGGAAAAAAAACAAACTTGGGGTATAAATTTTTACCGTGAAGTTCGCCGTTTCAGACAACAGTATTCTTGGTCAATGCTCGACAGAAAAATCGCAAACGAAAGTACACAAGCGGGTATTTTAGAAGGTATAGAAAATATTGAAACACCTACTCGATTATTCTTAATTCCGTATGCTTCACAATATTTGTATTCGAGTAAATCTCAAAAAACAGTGGGTGAATTTAAAGGCGGTATGGACATAAAATATGGCATCAACGATGCATTTACTTTAGACGCGATTTTAATACCTGATTTTGGACAAACCAAATTTGACAATGTCGAATTAAACCTCACCGCTTTCGAACAACAATTTAGCGAAAACCGACCTTTTTTTACCGAAGGAACAGATTTGTTCAGCAAAGGAAGTTTGCTTTACACGCGAAGAATTGGAGAAACTCCTGAAATTAACATAGCTGATAATGAAACCGTTATTGACCAACCCGGTTCCATAAGATTAATCAATGCTTTAAAAGTTTCCGGGAGAACCAAAAAAGGACTGGGAATCGGGGTTTTAAATGCTGTAACAGAGAATACCAGCATTTTAATCAAAAACAACGATACTGGAGAAACTCGAATTGAAAATATTGCGCCATTAGCCAATTACAATGTTTTTGTTTTAGACCAACGCTTCAGAAAAAACTCTTCTATTTCACTAATCAACACCAATGTAACTCGAAATGGAGAGTTCAGAGACGCTAATGTTTCTGCGTTGGTTTGGGATTTAAACACCAAGAAAAATACTTATAATTTATCGGGAGCTTTTAAATACAGCTATGTTAACAACATCTTTGATATTGAAGACAAAAAAGGAATTGCTGCTAATATTAATTTAGGAGAAACTAATGGCAATTACCGTTATAGCATTGGTAGTGTTTATGCTTCAAAAGACTTTGACAACAATGATTTGGGCATCAATTTTATGACACATTATCACGGTTTTTATATTAATTCAAACTATAGAACAGTTAATCCGAATAAAATATTCAATTCTTTTCAAGCCTTTCTTAACTCTTACACAGAATTTGACAACAGAACCGGAAGAATTCAAGCCGGAAACCTGAATTTATATTTTAATGCCTTCGACAAACAAAATGATTTTTATGGCTTTGGAATATACTCCAATCCTTTAAAAGTATACGATTTTTATGAGCCTAGATCTTTTGAAGAACAACGTTTTGTAGCTATTCCGAGAAACGTCAGGACTTACTTTTTATGGTCTACCAATTACAATCGAAAATTTGCCATTGATATTAATCCCTACCTAACTGTTTTTGATGAAAAAGACCGAAGGAATTATGGTGTTTCCATAAGTCCCAGATACCGTTTCAATGATCGTTTTTCCTTAATCTATGTTTTTAGCGCCAACAGGCAAAACAACAATGTTGGCTGGATTGATTTTGACACCGATGACAATACCATTTTCGCCAGAAGAAACAGAATTACGTATATCAATACCCTACAAGGTAAATATTCCATCAACAACAAGATGAACTTTAATTTAAATGTTCGCCATTATTGGTCGTATGTCACCAATCATGAAATCTTAACGCTAATGAATGACGGTAGCTATGTAAACAACGCGACTTATACTACCAATAAAAATTCAAACCTGAATTTATGGAATCTCGATCTTACCTATTCCTGGTGGTTTGCTCCCGGAAGTCAAGTGAGTATTTTATACCGAAACAACAGTTCTCTTTTCAGCAGAGAATTCAGTCGCCAATATGAAAGCAACCTCAACGATGTCCTCGACAGTGAAAACCTGAATCATGTTTTCTCTATTAGTATTCGCTATTTTATTGATTACAACTCGGTGAAAAATTCTCGCTTTTACAATTCGTTTACCAAACCCAAAACCAGAGAGCGCTTCTAA
- the gpmI gene encoding 2,3-bisphosphoglycerate-independent phosphoglycerate mutase — translation MNKKVILMILDGWGKSPDPKVSAIDNANVPFINGLYKQYPNAQLRTDGLNVGLPEGQMGNSEVGHMNLGAGRIVYQDLAKINLAVENKTFNKEKSIADAFQYAKEYDKAVHFLGLVSDGGVHSHINHLKGLVDAAYDGGLSKVYIHAFTDGRDVDPKSGAGFIADIANHIKGTSVKLATVIGRYYAMDRDKRWERVKLAYDLIVNGNGAHSKNAVKSIQEYYANNVTDEFLPPMVMTNENDEPIATIREGDVVIFFNFRTDRGRQLTEVLSQKDHLDFNMHKMNLYYVTMTNYDDTFNNIYRIFDKDNLNETLGEVLEKHHKKQIRIAETEKYPHVTFFFSGGREEPFEGETRILRNSPKVATYDLQPEMSAFELKDALVPELQKGEVDFVCLNFANGDMVGHTGVMEAAIKACEAVDVCVKEVVETALANDYTTIIIADHGNCETMINPDGSPNTAHTTNPVPIIMVDKDHIRVHDGVLGDLAPTILELMGIPKPEVMTGKSLLVRL, via the coding sequence ATGAACAAGAAAGTAATCCTGATGATTTTAGACGGTTGGGGAAAATCACCTGACCCCAAAGTATCCGCCATTGACAATGCCAATGTTCCGTTTATTAACGGCTTATATAAACAATACCCAAATGCTCAATTAAGAACTGACGGTCTAAACGTAGGTTTACCCGAAGGTCAAATGGGTAATTCCGAAGTCGGTCACATGAATCTTGGCGCCGGCCGAATCGTGTATCAGGATTTGGCCAAAATCAATTTGGCGGTAGAAAACAAAACTTTCAATAAAGAAAAATCCATCGCCGATGCTTTTCAATACGCTAAAGAATATGACAAAGCAGTGCATTTTCTCGGACTTGTTTCCGATGGCGGCGTACATTCTCACATCAATCATCTCAAAGGATTAGTGGATGCCGCTTATGATGGTGGACTTTCCAAAGTTTACATCCATGCTTTTACCGATGGTCGTGATGTTGATCCTAAATCAGGCGCGGGTTTTATCGCCGATATCGCCAATCATATTAAAGGCACATCGGTCAAACTGGCTACTGTAATTGGACGCTATTATGCCATGGATCGCGACAAACGTTGGGAACGTGTAAAGTTGGCTTATGATTTAATTGTAAACGGAAATGGTGCTCATTCCAAAAATGCTGTCAAAAGCATTCAGGAATACTATGCTAATAATGTGACCGATGAGTTTCTTCCGCCAATGGTAATGACCAATGAAAACGACGAACCGATTGCTACTATTAGAGAAGGCGATGTGGTTATTTTCTTCAACTTCCGAACAGATCGCGGCCGACAATTGACCGAAGTCCTTTCGCAAAAAGACCACCTCGATTTCAACATGCACAAAATGAATTTGTATTATGTTACAATGACCAATTATGATGATACTTTCAACAATATCTACAGAATTTTCGACAAAGACAATCTTAATGAAACTTTAGGCGAAGTATTAGAAAAACACCACAAAAAACAAATACGCATAGCCGAAACGGAGAAATATCCACACGTTACCTTTTTCTTTTCCGGTGGACGTGAAGAACCATTTGAAGGAGAAACCCGAATTTTAAGAAACTCTCCTAAAGTGGCCACTTATGATTTACAACCCGAAATGAGTGCTTTTGAATTAAAAGACGCTTTGGTTCCCGAATTGCAAAAAGGCGAAGTAGATTTCGTCTGTCTGAATTTTGCCAACGGCGATATGGTTGGACATACAGGTGTAATGGAAGCCGCCATCAAAGCTTGCGAAGCAGTAGATGTTTGCGTCAAAGAAGTAGTCGAAACGGCTTTAGCCAATGATTATACCACCATTATCATAGCCGATCACGGCAACTGCGAAACCATGATAAATCCTGATGGTTCACCAAACACCGCACACACGACAAATCCGGTGCCGATTATTATGGTTGATAAAGATCACATTAGAGTTCATGATGGTGTTTTGGGTGATTTGGCTCCGACTATTTTAGAACTCATGGGCATTCCAAAACCTGAGGTTATGACCGGAAAATCGCTTTTAGTTAGATTATAA
- a CDS encoding acetyl-CoA hydrolase/transferase family protein, producing MSKYVTAAEAVKVVKSNDRVYVQAAAATPTILTKALADRASELRNVEVCHLHTEGPAPYANPELVDSFHVNSFFIGANVRHTLSAGNGSYTPVFLSELPHLFRKKVLLIDVAFIHVSLPDKHGYCSLGVSVEATVAAIENAKIVIAQVNPQMPRTFGDGILHVSEIDYLVEVNEPIFGHAPTPFSKEEEKIGEYVASLIEDRSTLQMGIGSIPNAALSKLTNHKDLGLHTEMFSDGVIDLIESDVINCNYKGTLRGRVLATFLIGSKRLYDFVNDNPFIEMKESSMVNDTARIRKNPKMVAINSAIEVDVTGQVCADSIGAKMYSGVGGQMDFIRGASLSEGGKAIIALPSITKRGESRIVPYLKQGAGVVSTRSHVQYIITENGIADLYGKTLKQRLNEMVRIAHPTHQESIERSYYELLK from the coding sequence ATGAGCAAATATGTTACGGCTGCAGAAGCAGTCAAAGTAGTAAAATCAAACGATAGGGTTTACGTTCAAGCGGCTGCTGCTACACCGACCATTTTAACCAAAGCACTAGCCGACAGAGCTTCAGAGCTTCGCAATGTTGAGGTTTGTCACTTGCACACAGAAGGTCCGGCACCTTATGCCAACCCTGAGTTGGTAGATAGCTTTCATGTGAATTCGTTTTTTATTGGCGCCAATGTTCGCCATACTTTATCAGCCGGAAACGGTTCTTACACACCGGTTTTTTTGAGTGAGTTGCCGCATTTGTTTCGCAAAAAGGTATTGCTGATTGATGTGGCTTTCATCCATGTTTCGCTGCCCGATAAACACGGATATTGTTCGTTAGGGGTTTCCGTAGAAGCAACTGTGGCAGCGATTGAAAATGCCAAAATTGTCATTGCCCAAGTCAATCCGCAAATGCCGAGAACTTTTGGTGATGGTATTCTTCATGTGTCTGAAATTGATTATTTGGTAGAAGTTAACGAACCGATTTTTGGTCACGCGCCAACCCCTTTTTCCAAAGAAGAAGAAAAAATAGGTGAGTATGTCGCTTCATTAATTGAAGATCGAAGTACTTTGCAAATGGGTATCGGCTCGATTCCGAATGCGGCATTAAGTAAATTGACTAACCACAAAGATTTAGGTTTGCACACCGAAATGTTTTCCGATGGCGTGATCGATTTGATTGAGAGCGATGTTATTAATTGTAATTATAAAGGCACCTTGCGCGGCAGAGTTTTAGCCACTTTCTTAATTGGTTCCAAGCGCTTGTATGACTTTGTCAATGACAATCCGTTTATAGAAATGAAGGAATCTTCGATGGTGAACGATACGGCTCGAATTCGTAAAAATCCAAAAATGGTAGCTATCAATTCTGCTATTGAAGTAGATGTTACCGGACAAGTTTGTGCCGATTCTATTGGTGCTAAAATGTATTCCGGTGTTGGTGGTCAAATGGATTTCATTCGTGGCGCGTCTTTAAGCGAAGGTGGAAAAGCCATTATTGCCTTACCATCCATAACTAAAAGAGGCGAAAGCAGAATTGTGCCTTATTTAAAGCAAGGTGCCGGTGTTGTCTCAACCCGTTCCCACGTGCAATACATCATCACCGAAAACGGCATCGCTGACTTGTATGGCAAAACTTTAAAACAAAGACTCAACGAAATGGTGCGAATTGCGCATCCAACGCATCAGGAAAGTATTGAAAGAAGTTATTATGAACTGTTGAAATAA
- a CDS encoding TetR/AcrR family transcriptional regulator, translating to MNSILSNIKIQVNEKIYVKDPETSTLGKKIIQESIVLIDEIGFEVFTFKKLGERINSNESSIYRYFESKHKLLVYLSSWYWGWMEYRLVFSTSNIVDPMEKLKRAITMVTEKIEDDSTTLHINESILNKIIIAEFTKTFLTKEVDEENREGFFLVYKRVINRIIEIIQEVNPEYGYAKSLASSIVEGSLHQHFLKDHLKTITNCNENNSPTQFYIDLAQKTLSK from the coding sequence ATGAACTCTATACTTTCTAACATAAAAATTCAAGTAAACGAAAAGATTTACGTGAAAGACCCGGAAACTTCAACCCTTGGAAAGAAAATTATCCAAGAAAGCATCGTCCTGATTGACGAGATTGGATTTGAAGTTTTCACCTTTAAAAAACTAGGCGAAAGAATTAATTCCAATGAGAGTTCAATTTATCGCTATTTTGAAAGCAAACACAAACTTTTAGTTTACTTGTCCTCTTGGTATTGGGGATGGATGGAATACCGATTGGTGTTTTCTACTTCTAACATAGTCGACCCGATGGAGAAACTCAAAAGAGCCATAACTATGGTTACCGAAAAAATTGAAGACGATTCAACCACGCTTCACATCAATGAATCGATTTTGAATAAAATCATCATTGCCGAATTTACCAAAACTTTTTTGACCAAAGAGGTGGATGAAGAAAACAGAGAAGGCTTCTTTTTAGTTTACAAAAGAGTGATTAACCGAATCATTGAAATTATTCAAGAAGTGAATCCGGAGTATGGTTATGCTAAAAGCCTCGCTTCTTCTATTGTAGAAGGTTCGCTCCACCAACACTTTTTAAAAGACCATTTGAAAACCATTACCAATTGTAACGAAAACAATTCACCAACTCAATTTTACATTGATTTGGCCCAAAAAACTTTAAGCAAATAA
- a CDS encoding peptidase domain-containing ABC transporter, whose amino-acid sequence MALTASQRLINLLKLDRKDISQVFFYAIFAGLVSLSLPLGIQAIINLIQSGRVSVSWIVLVFIVIAGVALVGILSLMQLRITENLQQKIFIRSSFEFGFRLPRIKTDALHNQYPPELANRFFDTLTIQKGASKLLIDFSSALLQIAFGIILLSLYHPFFIFFGIFLIVLLYVIFRFSYNSGLSSSLKESKYKYKVVSWLQEMARNNFSFKKSSNFDFALTKNDRLVSEYLAYRERHFGVIKRQFTQLIVFKIIITAGLLLIGGYLVLNQKMNIGQFVAAEIIILLVINSVEKIIIGLETLYDVLTAVEKIGQITDLEIEETSTKAADYCYTNIQLAAENLSYKFPDANDYVLEKINLTIEQSEKIYLEGLNGSGKTTLIRILSGLLQPTSGSLYINDDTYRKIDLEQYRSQISTIIIGETPFEGTILENITFNNPLISQEDLKWAIESVNLGDFIKSLPKGLDTKIYPEGKQLSSSNAQKVLLARSIINRPKILFYEDALDKMDTDAAEEVINFITSKENKWTLIVSSKNEYWKEKCSRKITMSEGKIIKDTKQ is encoded by the coding sequence ATGGCACTAACTGCGTCTCAAAGATTAATCAACCTATTAAAACTAGACCGAAAAGACATTTCTCAGGTATTTTTTTACGCCATTTTCGCCGGATTAGTGAGTTTGTCTCTACCATTGGGCATCCAAGCGATTATCAACCTCATTCAATCGGGTAGAGTAAGTGTTTCTTGGATCGTTTTAGTATTTATCGTTATTGCCGGAGTGGCATTGGTAGGGATTTTATCCTTAATGCAGTTGCGTATCACAGAGAATTTGCAACAAAAAATATTTATCCGTTCTTCTTTTGAATTTGGTTTCCGTTTGCCTAGAATCAAAACCGATGCATTGCACAACCAATATCCACCCGAATTGGCCAACCGGTTTTTTGACACGTTAACCATACAAAAAGGCGCATCCAAATTATTGATTGACTTTTCTTCAGCGTTGTTACAAATTGCTTTCGGTATTATATTGCTGTCGCTTTATCATCCGTTTTTTATCTTCTTTGGCATTTTCCTGATTGTTTTATTGTATGTAATCTTTAGATTTTCTTATAATTCCGGTTTATCGAGCAGCTTAAAAGAATCTAAATACAAGTACAAAGTGGTGAGCTGGCTACAAGAAATGGCCCGAAACAATTTCAGTTTTAAAAAATCTTCCAACTTCGATTTTGCGTTGACTAAAAATGACCGATTGGTTTCAGAATACTTGGCTTATCGGGAAAGACATTTTGGCGTAATCAAAAGACAATTCACTCAATTGATTGTTTTTAAAATCATCATTACTGCCGGTTTACTATTGATTGGTGGTTATTTGGTATTGAACCAAAAAATGAATATCGGTCAGTTCGTAGCAGCAGAAATCATCATATTATTGGTCATCAATTCGGTAGAAAAAATCATTATCGGTTTAGAAACGCTTTATGATGTTTTGACAGCCGTGGAGAAAATTGGCCAGATAACCGATTTAGAAATTGAAGAAACTAGCACAAAGGCGGCAGATTACTGTTATACCAATATTCAATTGGCGGCAGAAAATCTGAGTTACAAATTTCCCGATGCCAATGATTATGTCTTGGAAAAAATAAACCTAACCATCGAACAATCAGAGAAAATATATTTAGAAGGATTAAACGGTTCCGGCAAAACAACACTGATTCGAATACTTTCCGGATTGTTACAACCTACTTCCGGTTCGTTATACATTAATGATGATACTTACCGAAAAATTGATTTGGAACAATACCGCTCACAAATCAGCACCATTATCATTGGTGAAACACCGTTTGAAGGGACAATTTTAGAAAACATCACTTTCAACAATCCGTTGATTTCTCAAGAAGATTTGAAATGGGCAATTGAAAGTGTGAACTTGGGTGATTTTATCAAGTCTTTACCCAAAGGTTTGGATACCAAAATTTATCCCGAAGGTAAACAACTGTCATCGTCAAATGCTCAAAAAGTTCTTTTGGCACGTAGCATTATCAACCGACCTAAAATTCTATTTTACGAAGATGCTTTAGATAAAATGGACACTGATGCCGCTGAGGAAGTTATCAATTTTATCACTTCTAAAGAGAACAAATGGACGTTAATCGTTTCTTCTAAAAATGAGTATTGGAAAGAAAAATGTTCACGTAAAATTACCATGAGCGAAGGAAAAATCATTAAAGACACCAAACAATAA
- a CDS encoding HlyD family secretion protein, producing the protein MLNISNNNRIGDSIEKYSTFKTLSNRPHYKILNKIIVGVSLLGLLILFLPWTQNISGTGAVTTLKPDQRPQTIHSAIAGRIEKWYVKEGDFVQKGDTILFISETKEDYLDPNLVKNTESQLKAKEQAGKSYGGKVTSLEAQIAAIQSERQLKLQQAQNKIKQSRLKVKSDSMDLVAVRTQIKIATTQFNRSVALNKEGLKPMTDVEEKRLKLQETEAKIITQENKFLASENELINAKVEINRLIAEYNEKEQKARSDQYTALSSQYDTEAQVNKLKNQYTNYQIRNGMYYIKAPQSGYVNRALQSGIGETIKEGTQIVSIMPAKYDIAVETFVTPTDLPLLHKGEKVRIWFDGWPTIVFSGWPNMSYGTFGGKIVAIENFISDNGKFRVLIAPDENDIPWPKQISIGSGAQTLALLDNVPVWFEIWRTLNGFPPNYYQPKNNLQKDKK; encoded by the coding sequence ATGCTGAACATTTCAAACAACAACCGAATTGGCGATAGCATAGAAAAATACAGCACTTTTAAAACGCTGAGCAACCGACCACATTACAAAATTTTGAATAAAATAATTGTGGGCGTTTCTCTCTTGGGTTTATTAATATTGTTTTTGCCATGGACACAAAACATCTCCGGAACCGGTGCCGTTACTACTTTAAAACCCGACCAAAGACCGCAAACTATTCATTCTGCCATAGCCGGAAGAATTGAAAAATGGTATGTCAAAGAAGGTGATTTTGTGCAAAAAGGCGATACCATTCTTTTTATTTCGGAAACCAAAGAAGATTACCTTGATCCCAACTTGGTCAAAAACACCGAAAGCCAACTCAAAGCGAAAGAACAAGCCGGAAAATCTTATGGCGGAAAAGTAACTTCGCTCGAAGCGCAAATTGCTGCCATTCAAAGCGAACGCCAATTAAAATTGCAACAAGCCCAAAATAAAATCAAGCAATCAAGGTTAAAAGTCAAAAGCGACAGTATGGATTTGGTTGCCGTGAGAACCCAAATTAAAATCGCGACCACACAATTCAATCGTTCGGTAGCTTTAAACAAAGAAGGTTTAAAACCCATGACCGATGTAGAAGAAAAACGCTTGAAATTACAAGAAACCGAGGCCAAAATCATCACCCAAGAAAACAAATTTTTAGCCAGTGAAAACGAGTTGATCAACGCCAAAGTAGAAATCAATCGCCTCATCGCAGAATACAACGAAAAAGAACAAAAAGCCCGAAGCGACCAATACACAGCACTTAGCAGTCAGTATGACACGGAAGCACAAGTCAACAAACTCAAAAACCAATACACCAATTACCAAATACGAAACGGCATGTATTACATCAAAGCGCCACAAAGCGGTTATGTCAATCGAGCACTGCAATCGGGTATTGGTGAAACGATTAAAGAAGGCACGCAAATCGTCAGTATCATGCCGGCGAAATATGATATTGCGGTTGAAACTTTTGTTACACCAACCGACTTACCGCTATTGCATAAAGGGGAAAAAGTGAGAATTTGGTTCGACGGTTGGCCTACCATCGTTTTTTCGGGTTGGCCCAATATGTCTTACGGCACTTTTGGCGGAAAAATTGTAGCTATCGAAAATTTTATCAGCGATAACGGAAAATTCAGAGTCTTAATTGCTCCTGATGAAAATGATATTCCTTGGCCAAAACAAATCAGTATCGGTTCCGGAGCGCAAACTCTGGCGTTGTTAGACAATGTTCCGGTTTGGTTTGAAATTTGGCGAACACTAAACGGTTTTCCACCGAATTATTACCAACCAAAAAACAACCTTCAAAAAGACAAAAAGTAA
- a CDS encoding TolC family protein, with amino-acid sequence MKLIVLSFLFFGMSVWSQNASKELTYNEYLGFVKKYHPLVKSANLELNQAQANLMMARGGFDPKIEVDFEQKKFKDNEYYSILNSSFKIPTWYGVEIKAGFDNNDGIYLNPENTVPNQGLTSLGISIPLGQGLFINQRMADLRKAKIQLNLSQAERNLMAVSVLYDASVAYFNWKRNFNEVTLYQNYLTNAEVRYNGITKSIEQGDKPAIDSVEAGIIVRNRKLSLEESRLKLAKAQLELSNFLWLENNLPLELQDDIVPEENLAATIKETLRTNDLMLENPSLENHPKINALENKIEMLEVERKLKANMLLPKIDLGYSYLSEPSYFDNYRFQDYKVGLNFSFPVFLRKERGSLELAKYKLQEVKFDLDLERVQLKNKIKAQQTEIASLERQQQLIESLVNDYSTMLSSEERLFSFGESSIFLINTRENNLVAAQLSKLQLENRFLDSNATLFKIMANPE; translated from the coding sequence ATGAAATTAATCGTTTTAAGCTTTTTATTTTTCGGGATGTCGGTTTGGAGTCAAAACGCCTCTAAAGAACTCACCTATAATGAGTATTTAGGTTTTGTTAAAAAATACCATCCCTTGGTAAAAAGCGCTAATTTAGAACTCAATCAGGCGCAAGCCAATTTGATGATGGCGCGAGGTGGCTTTGATCCTAAAATTGAAGTCGATTTTGAACAGAAAAAATTCAAAGACAACGAATATTATTCGATACTGAACAGCAGTTTCAAAATTCCGACTTGGTATGGCGTAGAAATCAAAGCCGGATTTGACAATAACGATGGTATTTATTTGAATCCTGAAAATACGGTTCCGAATCAAGGATTGACTTCATTGGGCATTTCAATTCCATTGGGTCAAGGATTGTTTATTAACCAACGTATGGCCGATTTGCGAAAAGCCAAAATCCAACTCAATTTAAGTCAGGCCGAAAGAAATTTAATGGCGGTTTCAGTTTTGTATGATGCTTCGGTGGCTTATTTCAACTGGAAGCGAAATTTTAACGAAGTTACCTTGTATCAAAATTATTTGACCAATGCCGAAGTCCGTTACAACGGAATCACAAAATCCATCGAACAAGGAGATAAACCGGCGATTGACAGTGTTGAAGCCGGAATCATCGTAAGAAACAGAAAGTTGAGTTTAGAAGAATCCCGCTTGAAATTGGCGAAAGCCCAATTGGAATTGTCTAACTTCCTTTGGCTGGAAAACAACTTGCCTCTCGAATTGCAGGACGATATTGTTCCTGAGGAAAATTTGGCCGCGACCATCAAAGAAACCTTGCGTACTAACGATTTGATGTTGGAAAATCCATCCTTAGAAAACCATCCCAAAATCAATGCCTTGGAAAACAAAATCGAAATGCTTGAAGTAGAACGAAAACTCAAAGCCAATATGCTTCTGCCGAAAATAGATTTGGGTTATTCCTATTTATCCGAACCGAGTTATTTTGACAATTACCGATTTCAGGATTACAAAGTCGGCTTGAACTTTTCTTTTCCCGTGTTTTTACGAAAAGAACGCGGAAGTTTAGAATTAGCTAAATACAAATTACAAGAAGTGAAATTCGATTTGGATCTGGAACGAGTTCAATTGAAAAACAAAATAAAAGCGCAACAAACCGAAATAGCTTCATTAGAAAGACAACAACAGTTAATCGAAAGTCTAGTGAACGATTACAGTACAATGTTGTCTTCTGAAGAACGACTATTTTCTTTTGGCGAAAGCTCTATCTTTTTAATCAATACACGCGAAAACAACTTGGTTGCCGCTCAGTTATCAAAATTACAATTAGAGAATCGCTTTTTGGATTCGAATGCCACTTTGTTTAAAATCATGGCCAATCCTGAGTAA